A single region of the Musa acuminata AAA Group cultivar baxijiao chromosome BXJ1-11, Cavendish_Baxijiao_AAA, whole genome shotgun sequence genome encodes:
- the LOC135582421 gene encoding tRNA-specific adenosine deaminase TAD3-like isoform X5 translates to MTGTMKWEIVHVPGEPESSLEVYTVDVLASKIEPKLANKIVRQLNQVCPLENLRHVKRVRKRTVEGNAELSVILCLSDEYEKDAEAIPRGIHQLISDYNLCPYNTKVAKYAAGSKEEWEEQCKLWPTSYHPSTKHWCHNLCPFVGLLKSLDGVSGLSEGELQLIFNYMKVVIQLTKLSYTGGKVLNAAIIVDPISRQVIASANDQTCPWPTTYKTSARYSCNDRCSDVCAGVSCLNPWGWTTQKQSSQSSSMKSESKRTWHPLRHAALVAIENAAERDRQLFPGPGSSESQSTPNGNPLCADNCPPKRQKIQQHVCQLDLFRQEHSLVKEVPDNREPTEIMRPYLCTGFDIYLVWEPCTMCAMALVHQRIRRIFFALPNPNAGALGSVYRLQGEKSLNHHYSVFRILIPEQDLNRVELNVSDNFLLHG, encoded by the exons ATGACTGGAACGATGAAGTGGGAGATAGTGCATGTTCCTGGTGAGCCAGAGAGCTCTCTCGAAGTGTATACTG TTGATGTTTTGGCTTCGAAGATTGAGCCAAAGCTTGCCAACAAGATTGTGAG GCAGTTGAATCAGGTGTGTCCACTCGAGAATCTCCGTCATGTGAAACGGGTGCGAAAAAGGACGGTTGAAG GTAATGCTGAGTTGTCAGTTATTCTATGTCTTTCTGATGAATATGAAAAAGATGCAGAGGCAATACCAAGAGGTATTCATCAGCTTATCAGTGACTATAATTTGTGTCCTTATAACACAAAa GTTGCCAAGTATGCTGCTGGATCAAAAGAAGAATGGGAGGAACAGTGCAAGCTTTGGCCGACGTCATATCATCCATCAACCAA GCACTGGTGTCATAACTTGTGCCCTTTTGTTGGCCTGTTGAAGAG TCTCGATGGGGTTTCTGGACTGAGTGAAGGGGAATTGCAGTTGATATTCAACTACATGAAGGTTGTGATCCAGTTAACAAAGTTGAGTTATACTGGTGGTAAA GTTCTAAATGCTGCTATCATCGTTGATCCTATTAGTAGGCAAGTCATTGCAAGTGCTAATGACCAAACGTGTCCATGGCCCACAACATACAAGACCAGTGCAAGATATAGCTGCAATGACAG ATGCAGTGATGTATGTGCTGGAGTTTCTTGCTTAAATCCTTGGGGATGGACAACACAAAAACAAAGCAGTCAGAGTTCCTCAATGAAAAGCGAGAGCAAACGTACATGGCATCCTTTAAGGCATGCTGCTCTTGTTGCTATTGAAAATGCCGCAGAAAGAGATAGGCAACTATTCCCTGGTCCAGGATCATCAGAGTCTCAATCTACACCAAATGGCAATCCACTGTGTGCTGATAATTGTCCACCAAAACGTCAAAAGATACAG CAACATGTATGTCAGCTGGATCTATTTCGTCAGGAGCACAGCTTGGTCAAGGAAGTTCCAGACAATAGGGAACCTACTGAAATAATGCGGCCTTATTTGTGCACTGGCTTTGATATCTACCTTGTATGGGAGCCATGCACCAT GTGTGCCATGGCACTTGTGCACCAACGAATCCGTCGCATTTTCTTTGCCCTTCCAAATCCAAATGCCGGTGCTTTGGGCAGTGTCTACAGATTgcaaggagagaaaagtttgaatCATCATTATTCTGTTTTCAGGATTTTGATACCAGAGCAAGACCTTAATAGGGTAGAATTAAATGTATCTGATAATTTCTTATTACATGGCTGA
- the LOC135582421 gene encoding tRNA-specific adenosine deaminase TAD3-like isoform X1 — translation MTGTMKWEIVHVPGEPESSLEVYTVDVLASKIEPKLANKIVRQLNQVCPLENLRHVKRVRKRTVEGNAELSVILCLSDEYEKDAEAIPRGIHQLISDYNLCPYNTKVAKYAAGSKEEWEEQCKLWPTSYHPSTKHWCHNLCPFVGLLKSLDGVSGLSEGELQLIFNYMKVVIQLTKLSYTGGKVLNAAIIVDPISRQVIASANDQTCPWPTTYKTSARYSCNDRCGVTIASHDSNLNGLQNSLEISVQKFQLDRCSDVCAGVSCLNPWGWTTQKQSSQSSSMKSESKRTWHPLRHAALVAIENAAERDRQLFPGPGSSESQSTPNGNPLCADNCPPKRQKIQQHVCQLDLFRQEHSLVKEVPDNREPTEIMRPYLCTGFDIYLVWEPCTMCAMALVHQRIRRIFFALPNPNAGALGSVYRLQGEKSLNHHYSVFRILIPEQDLNRVELNVSDNFLLHG, via the exons ATGACTGGAACGATGAAGTGGGAGATAGTGCATGTTCCTGGTGAGCCAGAGAGCTCTCTCGAAGTGTATACTG TTGATGTTTTGGCTTCGAAGATTGAGCCAAAGCTTGCCAACAAGATTGTGAG GCAGTTGAATCAGGTGTGTCCACTCGAGAATCTCCGTCATGTGAAACGGGTGCGAAAAAGGACGGTTGAAG GTAATGCTGAGTTGTCAGTTATTCTATGTCTTTCTGATGAATATGAAAAAGATGCAGAGGCAATACCAAGAGGTATTCATCAGCTTATCAGTGACTATAATTTGTGTCCTTATAACACAAAa GTTGCCAAGTATGCTGCTGGATCAAAAGAAGAATGGGAGGAACAGTGCAAGCTTTGGCCGACGTCATATCATCCATCAACCAA GCACTGGTGTCATAACTTGTGCCCTTTTGTTGGCCTGTTGAAGAG TCTCGATGGGGTTTCTGGACTGAGTGAAGGGGAATTGCAGTTGATATTCAACTACATGAAGGTTGTGATCCAGTTAACAAAGTTGAGTTATACTGGTGGTAAA GTTCTAAATGCTGCTATCATCGTTGATCCTATTAGTAGGCAAGTCATTGCAAGTGCTAATGACCAAACGTGTCCATGGCCCACAACATACAAGACCAGTGCAAGATATAGCTGCAATGACAGGTGTGGAGTAACCATTGCATCCCATGATTCCAATCTGAATGGATTACAGAACAGTCTAGAAATTTCAGTTCAAAAATTTCAACTTGATAGATGCAGTGATGTATGTGCTGGAGTTTCTTGCTTAAATCCTTGGGGATGGACAACACAAAAACAAAGCAGTCAGAGTTCCTCAATGAAAAGCGAGAGCAAACGTACATGGCATCCTTTAAGGCATGCTGCTCTTGTTGCTATTGAAAATGCCGCAGAAAGAGATAGGCAACTATTCCCTGGTCCAGGATCATCAGAGTCTCAATCTACACCAAATGGCAATCCACTGTGTGCTGATAATTGTCCACCAAAACGTCAAAAGATACAG CAACATGTATGTCAGCTGGATCTATTTCGTCAGGAGCACAGCTTGGTCAAGGAAGTTCCAGACAATAGGGAACCTACTGAAATAATGCGGCCTTATTTGTGCACTGGCTTTGATATCTACCTTGTATGGGAGCCATGCACCAT GTGTGCCATGGCACTTGTGCACCAACGAATCCGTCGCATTTTCTTTGCCCTTCCAAATCCAAATGCCGGTGCTTTGGGCAGTGTCTACAGATTgcaaggagagaaaagtttgaatCATCATTATTCTGTTTTCAGGATTTTGATACCAGAGCAAGACCTTAATAGGGTAGAATTAAATGTATCTGATAATTTCTTATTACATGGCTGA
- the LOC135582421 gene encoding tRNA-specific adenosine deaminase TAD3-like isoform X6, whose protein sequence is MTGTMKWEIVHVPGEPESSLEVYTVDVLASKIEPKLANKIVRQLNQVCPLENLRHVKRVRKRTVEGNAELSVILCLSDEYEKDAEAIPRGIHQLISDYNLCPYNTKVAKYAAGSKEEWEEQCKLWPTSYHPSTKHWCHNLCPFVGLLKSLDGVSGLSEGELQLIFNYMKVVIQLTKLSYTGGKVLNAAIIVDPISRQVIASANDQTCPWPTTYKTSARYSCNDSDVCAGVSCLNPWGWTTQKQSSQSSSMKSESKRTWHPLRHAALVAIENAAERDRQLFPGPGSSESQSTPNGNPLCADNCPPKRQKIQQHVCQLDLFRQEHSLVKEVPDNREPTEIMRPYLCTGFDIYLVWEPCTMCAMALVHQRIRRIFFALPNPNAGALGSVYRLQGEKSLNHHYSVFRILIPEQDLNRVELNVSDNFLLHG, encoded by the exons ATGACTGGAACGATGAAGTGGGAGATAGTGCATGTTCCTGGTGAGCCAGAGAGCTCTCTCGAAGTGTATACTG TTGATGTTTTGGCTTCGAAGATTGAGCCAAAGCTTGCCAACAAGATTGTGAG GCAGTTGAATCAGGTGTGTCCACTCGAGAATCTCCGTCATGTGAAACGGGTGCGAAAAAGGACGGTTGAAG GTAATGCTGAGTTGTCAGTTATTCTATGTCTTTCTGATGAATATGAAAAAGATGCAGAGGCAATACCAAGAGGTATTCATCAGCTTATCAGTGACTATAATTTGTGTCCTTATAACACAAAa GTTGCCAAGTATGCTGCTGGATCAAAAGAAGAATGGGAGGAACAGTGCAAGCTTTGGCCGACGTCATATCATCCATCAACCAA GCACTGGTGTCATAACTTGTGCCCTTTTGTTGGCCTGTTGAAGAG TCTCGATGGGGTTTCTGGACTGAGTGAAGGGGAATTGCAGTTGATATTCAACTACATGAAGGTTGTGATCCAGTTAACAAAGTTGAGTTATACTGGTGGTAAA GTTCTAAATGCTGCTATCATCGTTGATCCTATTAGTAGGCAAGTCATTGCAAGTGCTAATGACCAAACGTGTCCATGGCCCACAACATACAAGACCAGTGCAAGATATAGCTGCAATGACAG TGATGTATGTGCTGGAGTTTCTTGCTTAAATCCTTGGGGATGGACAACACAAAAACAAAGCAGTCAGAGTTCCTCAATGAAAAGCGAGAGCAAACGTACATGGCATCCTTTAAGGCATGCTGCTCTTGTTGCTATTGAAAATGCCGCAGAAAGAGATAGGCAACTATTCCCTGGTCCAGGATCATCAGAGTCTCAATCTACACCAAATGGCAATCCACTGTGTGCTGATAATTGTCCACCAAAACGTCAAAAGATACAG CAACATGTATGTCAGCTGGATCTATTTCGTCAGGAGCACAGCTTGGTCAAGGAAGTTCCAGACAATAGGGAACCTACTGAAATAATGCGGCCTTATTTGTGCACTGGCTTTGATATCTACCTTGTATGGGAGCCATGCACCAT GTGTGCCATGGCACTTGTGCACCAACGAATCCGTCGCATTTTCTTTGCCCTTCCAAATCCAAATGCCGGTGCTTTGGGCAGTGTCTACAGATTgcaaggagagaaaagtttgaatCATCATTATTCTGTTTTCAGGATTTTGATACCAGAGCAAGACCTTAATAGGGTAGAATTAAATGTATCTGATAATTTCTTATTACATGGCTGA
- the LOC135582421 gene encoding tRNA-specific adenosine deaminase TAD3-like isoform X2 yields MTGTMKWEIVHVPGEPESSLEVYTVDVLASKIEPKLANKIVRQLNQVCPLENLRHVKRVRKRTVEGNAELSVILCLSDEYEKDAEAIPRGIHQLISDYNLCPYNTKVAKYAAGSKEEWEEQCKLWPTSYHPSTKHWCHNLCPFVGLLKSLDGVSGLSEGELQLIFNYMKVVIQLTKLSYTGGKVLNAAIIVDPISRQVIASANDQTCPWPTTYKTSARYSCNDRCGVTIASHDSNLNGLQNSLEISVQKFQLDRCSDVCAGVSCLNPWGWTTQKQSSQSSSMKSESKRTWHPLRHAALVAIENAAERDRQLFPGPGSSESQSTPNGNPLCADNCPPKRQKIQLDLFRQEHSLVKEVPDNREPTEIMRPYLCTGFDIYLVWEPCTMCAMALVHQRIRRIFFALPNPNAGALGSVYRLQGEKSLNHHYSVFRILIPEQDLNRVELNVSDNFLLHG; encoded by the exons ATGACTGGAACGATGAAGTGGGAGATAGTGCATGTTCCTGGTGAGCCAGAGAGCTCTCTCGAAGTGTATACTG TTGATGTTTTGGCTTCGAAGATTGAGCCAAAGCTTGCCAACAAGATTGTGAG GCAGTTGAATCAGGTGTGTCCACTCGAGAATCTCCGTCATGTGAAACGGGTGCGAAAAAGGACGGTTGAAG GTAATGCTGAGTTGTCAGTTATTCTATGTCTTTCTGATGAATATGAAAAAGATGCAGAGGCAATACCAAGAGGTATTCATCAGCTTATCAGTGACTATAATTTGTGTCCTTATAACACAAAa GTTGCCAAGTATGCTGCTGGATCAAAAGAAGAATGGGAGGAACAGTGCAAGCTTTGGCCGACGTCATATCATCCATCAACCAA GCACTGGTGTCATAACTTGTGCCCTTTTGTTGGCCTGTTGAAGAG TCTCGATGGGGTTTCTGGACTGAGTGAAGGGGAATTGCAGTTGATATTCAACTACATGAAGGTTGTGATCCAGTTAACAAAGTTGAGTTATACTGGTGGTAAA GTTCTAAATGCTGCTATCATCGTTGATCCTATTAGTAGGCAAGTCATTGCAAGTGCTAATGACCAAACGTGTCCATGGCCCACAACATACAAGACCAGTGCAAGATATAGCTGCAATGACAGGTGTGGAGTAACCATTGCATCCCATGATTCCAATCTGAATGGATTACAGAACAGTCTAGAAATTTCAGTTCAAAAATTTCAACTTGATAGATGCAGTGATGTATGTGCTGGAGTTTCTTGCTTAAATCCTTGGGGATGGACAACACAAAAACAAAGCAGTCAGAGTTCCTCAATGAAAAGCGAGAGCAAACGTACATGGCATCCTTTAAGGCATGCTGCTCTTGTTGCTATTGAAAATGCCGCAGAAAGAGATAGGCAACTATTCCCTGGTCCAGGATCATCAGAGTCTCAATCTACACCAAATGGCAATCCACTGTGTGCTGATAATTGTCCACCAAAACGTCAAAAGATACAG CTGGATCTATTTCGTCAGGAGCACAGCTTGGTCAAGGAAGTTCCAGACAATAGGGAACCTACTGAAATAATGCGGCCTTATTTGTGCACTGGCTTTGATATCTACCTTGTATGGGAGCCATGCACCAT GTGTGCCATGGCACTTGTGCACCAACGAATCCGTCGCATTTTCTTTGCCCTTCCAAATCCAAATGCCGGTGCTTTGGGCAGTGTCTACAGATTgcaaggagagaaaagtttgaatCATCATTATTCTGTTTTCAGGATTTTGATACCAGAGCAAGACCTTAATAGGGTAGAATTAAATGTATCTGATAATTTCTTATTACATGGCTGA
- the LOC135582421 gene encoding tRNA-specific adenosine deaminase TAD3-like isoform X3 — protein sequence MTGTMKWEIVHVPGEPESSLEVYTVDVLASKIEPKLANKIVRQLNQVCPLENLRHVKRVRKRTVEGNAELSVILCLSDEYEKDAEAIPRGIHQLISDYNLCPYNTKVAKYAAGSKEEWEEQCKLWPTSYHPSTKHWCHNLCPFVGLLKSLDGVSGLSEGELQLIFNYMKVVIQLTKLSYTGGKVLNAAIIVDPISRQVIASANDQTCPWPTTYKTSARYSCNDRCGVTIASHDSNLNGLQNSLEISVQKFQLDRCSDVCAGVSCLNPWGWTTQKQSSQSSSMKSESKRTWHPLRHAALVAIENAAERDRQLFPGPGSSESQSTPNGNPLCADNCPPKRQKIQEHSLVKEVPDNREPTEIMRPYLCTGFDIYLVWEPCTMCAMALVHQRIRRIFFALPNPNAGALGSVYRLQGEKSLNHHYSVFRILIPEQDLNRVELNVSDNFLLHG from the exons ATGACTGGAACGATGAAGTGGGAGATAGTGCATGTTCCTGGTGAGCCAGAGAGCTCTCTCGAAGTGTATACTG TTGATGTTTTGGCTTCGAAGATTGAGCCAAAGCTTGCCAACAAGATTGTGAG GCAGTTGAATCAGGTGTGTCCACTCGAGAATCTCCGTCATGTGAAACGGGTGCGAAAAAGGACGGTTGAAG GTAATGCTGAGTTGTCAGTTATTCTATGTCTTTCTGATGAATATGAAAAAGATGCAGAGGCAATACCAAGAGGTATTCATCAGCTTATCAGTGACTATAATTTGTGTCCTTATAACACAAAa GTTGCCAAGTATGCTGCTGGATCAAAAGAAGAATGGGAGGAACAGTGCAAGCTTTGGCCGACGTCATATCATCCATCAACCAA GCACTGGTGTCATAACTTGTGCCCTTTTGTTGGCCTGTTGAAGAG TCTCGATGGGGTTTCTGGACTGAGTGAAGGGGAATTGCAGTTGATATTCAACTACATGAAGGTTGTGATCCAGTTAACAAAGTTGAGTTATACTGGTGGTAAA GTTCTAAATGCTGCTATCATCGTTGATCCTATTAGTAGGCAAGTCATTGCAAGTGCTAATGACCAAACGTGTCCATGGCCCACAACATACAAGACCAGTGCAAGATATAGCTGCAATGACAGGTGTGGAGTAACCATTGCATCCCATGATTCCAATCTGAATGGATTACAGAACAGTCTAGAAATTTCAGTTCAAAAATTTCAACTTGATAGATGCAGTGATGTATGTGCTGGAGTTTCTTGCTTAAATCCTTGGGGATGGACAACACAAAAACAAAGCAGTCAGAGTTCCTCAATGAAAAGCGAGAGCAAACGTACATGGCATCCTTTAAGGCATGCTGCTCTTGTTGCTATTGAAAATGCCGCAGAAAGAGATAGGCAACTATTCCCTGGTCCAGGATCATCAGAGTCTCAATCTACACCAAATGGCAATCCACTGTGTGCTGATAATTGTCCACCAAAACGTCAAAAGATACAG GAGCACAGCTTGGTCAAGGAAGTTCCAGACAATAGGGAACCTACTGAAATAATGCGGCCTTATTTGTGCACTGGCTTTGATATCTACCTTGTATGGGAGCCATGCACCAT GTGTGCCATGGCACTTGTGCACCAACGAATCCGTCGCATTTTCTTTGCCCTTCCAAATCCAAATGCCGGTGCTTTGGGCAGTGTCTACAGATTgcaaggagagaaaagtttgaatCATCATTATTCTGTTTTCAGGATTTTGATACCAGAGCAAGACCTTAATAGGGTAGAATTAAATGTATCTGATAATTTCTTATTACATGGCTGA
- the LOC135582421 gene encoding tRNA-specific adenosine deaminase TAD3-like isoform X4 yields MTGTMKWEIVHVPGEPESSLEVYTVDVLASKIEPKLANKIVRQLNQVCPLENLRHVKRVRKRTVEGNAELSVILCLSDEYEKDAEAIPRGIHQLISDYNLCPYNTKVAKYAAGSKEEWEEQCKLWPTSYHPSTNLDGVSGLSEGELQLIFNYMKVVIQLTKLSYTGGKVLNAAIIVDPISRQVIASANDQTCPWPTTYKTSARYSCNDRCGVTIASHDSNLNGLQNSLEISVQKFQLDRCSDVCAGVSCLNPWGWTTQKQSSQSSSMKSESKRTWHPLRHAALVAIENAAERDRQLFPGPGSSESQSTPNGNPLCADNCPPKRQKIQQHVCQLDLFRQEHSLVKEVPDNREPTEIMRPYLCTGFDIYLVWEPCTMCAMALVHQRIRRIFFALPNPNAGALGSVYRLQGEKSLNHHYSVFRILIPEQDLNRVELNVSDNFLLHG; encoded by the exons ATGACTGGAACGATGAAGTGGGAGATAGTGCATGTTCCTGGTGAGCCAGAGAGCTCTCTCGAAGTGTATACTG TTGATGTTTTGGCTTCGAAGATTGAGCCAAAGCTTGCCAACAAGATTGTGAG GCAGTTGAATCAGGTGTGTCCACTCGAGAATCTCCGTCATGTGAAACGGGTGCGAAAAAGGACGGTTGAAG GTAATGCTGAGTTGTCAGTTATTCTATGTCTTTCTGATGAATATGAAAAAGATGCAGAGGCAATACCAAGAGGTATTCATCAGCTTATCAGTGACTATAATTTGTGTCCTTATAACACAAAa GTTGCCAAGTATGCTGCTGGATCAAAAGAAGAATGGGAGGAACAGTGCAAGCTTTGGCCGACGTCATATCATCCATCAACCAA TCTCGATGGGGTTTCTGGACTGAGTGAAGGGGAATTGCAGTTGATATTCAACTACATGAAGGTTGTGATCCAGTTAACAAAGTTGAGTTATACTGGTGGTAAA GTTCTAAATGCTGCTATCATCGTTGATCCTATTAGTAGGCAAGTCATTGCAAGTGCTAATGACCAAACGTGTCCATGGCCCACAACATACAAGACCAGTGCAAGATATAGCTGCAATGACAGGTGTGGAGTAACCATTGCATCCCATGATTCCAATCTGAATGGATTACAGAACAGTCTAGAAATTTCAGTTCAAAAATTTCAACTTGATAGATGCAGTGATGTATGTGCTGGAGTTTCTTGCTTAAATCCTTGGGGATGGACAACACAAAAACAAAGCAGTCAGAGTTCCTCAATGAAAAGCGAGAGCAAACGTACATGGCATCCTTTAAGGCATGCTGCTCTTGTTGCTATTGAAAATGCCGCAGAAAGAGATAGGCAACTATTCCCTGGTCCAGGATCATCAGAGTCTCAATCTACACCAAATGGCAATCCACTGTGTGCTGATAATTGTCCACCAAAACGTCAAAAGATACAG CAACATGTATGTCAGCTGGATCTATTTCGTCAGGAGCACAGCTTGGTCAAGGAAGTTCCAGACAATAGGGAACCTACTGAAATAATGCGGCCTTATTTGTGCACTGGCTTTGATATCTACCTTGTATGGGAGCCATGCACCAT GTGTGCCATGGCACTTGTGCACCAACGAATCCGTCGCATTTTCTTTGCCCTTCCAAATCCAAATGCCGGTGCTTTGGGCAGTGTCTACAGATTgcaaggagagaaaagtttgaatCATCATTATTCTGTTTTCAGGATTTTGATACCAGAGCAAGACCTTAATAGGGTAGAATTAAATGTATCTGATAATTTCTTATTACATGGCTGA
- the LOC135582421 gene encoding tRNA-specific adenosine deaminase TAD3-like isoform X7, which produces MLSCQLFYVFLMNMKKMQRQYQEVFISLSVTIICVLITQKLPSMLLDQKKNGRNSASFGRRHIIHQPIQSSYLCKCYSLDGVSGLSEGELQLIFNYMKVVIQLTKLSYTGGKVLNAAIIVDPISRQVIASANDQTCPWPTTYKTSARYSCNDRCGVTIASHDSNLNGLQNSLEISVQKFQLDRCSDVCAGVSCLNPWGWTTQKQSSQSSSMKSESKRTWHPLRHAALVAIENAAERDRQLFPGPGSSESQSTPNGNPLCADNCPPKRQKIQQHVCQLDLFRQEHSLVKEVPDNREPTEIMRPYLCTGFDIYLVWEPCTMCAMALVHQRIRRIFFALPNPNAGALGSVYRLQGEKSLNHHYSVFRILIPEQDLNRVELNVSDNFLLHG; this is translated from the exons ATGCTGAGTTGTCAGTTATTCTATGTCTTTCTGATGAATATGAAAAAGATGCAGAGGCAATACCAAGAGGTATTCATCAGCTTATCAGTGACTATAATTTGTGTCCTTATAACACAAAa GTTGCCAAGTATGCTGCTGGATCAAAAGAAGAATGGGAGGAACAGTGCAAGCTTTGGCCGACGTCATATCATCCATCAACCAA TACAATCTTCTTATCTTTGCAAATGTTACAGTCTCGATGGGGTTTCTGGACTGAGTGAAGGGGAATTGCAGTTGATATTCAACTACATGAAGGTTGTGATCCAGTTAACAAAGTTGAGTTATACTGGTGGTAAA GTTCTAAATGCTGCTATCATCGTTGATCCTATTAGTAGGCAAGTCATTGCAAGTGCTAATGACCAAACGTGTCCATGGCCCACAACATACAAGACCAGTGCAAGATATAGCTGCAATGACAGGTGTGGAGTAACCATTGCATCCCATGATTCCAATCTGAATGGATTACAGAACAGTCTAGAAATTTCAGTTCAAAAATTTCAACTTGATAGATGCAGTGATGTATGTGCTGGAGTTTCTTGCTTAAATCCTTGGGGATGGACAACACAAAAACAAAGCAGTCAGAGTTCCTCAATGAAAAGCGAGAGCAAACGTACATGGCATCCTTTAAGGCATGCTGCTCTTGTTGCTATTGAAAATGCCGCAGAAAGAGATAGGCAACTATTCCCTGGTCCAGGATCATCAGAGTCTCAATCTACACCAAATGGCAATCCACTGTGTGCTGATAATTGTCCACCAAAACGTCAAAAGATACAG CAACATGTATGTCAGCTGGATCTATTTCGTCAGGAGCACAGCTTGGTCAAGGAAGTTCCAGACAATAGGGAACCTACTGAAATAATGCGGCCTTATTTGTGCACTGGCTTTGATATCTACCTTGTATGGGAGCCATGCACCAT GTGTGCCATGGCACTTGTGCACCAACGAATCCGTCGCATTTTCTTTGCCCTTCCAAATCCAAATGCCGGTGCTTTGGGCAGTGTCTACAGATTgcaaggagagaaaagtttgaatCATCATTATTCTGTTTTCAGGATTTTGATACCAGAGCAAGACCTTAATAGGGTAGAATTAAATGTATCTGATAATTTCTTATTACATGGCTGA